TTTAATCATGGTGGAGTAGGAGCAAGTATACGTAATAATAATGGATCAAACCTTAATGTTACAGATAGTCTCTTTGAAGCAAACCGTAAAAGTAGTAGTACAGGTAACTATGGAGCAGGAATATATAACAATGGAACAGCAATAATAATAAACAGTACCTTCCAGAAAAACTATGCACGTTGGGGAACAATAACAAACGATAAAAACCTAACAATAATAAACTCAACAATACGCGATAACATAGGATACAATGGAGGAAGTACATACGACTCAGGAAGTTCAATTGCAATAAACACAGAAAATAGTAACTTCTATGAATCCCTTAGTCTTAGTGGTATTAACACTATAATTGATGGATGTTACTTCACAAACAATGATCAAATAGATATATATGCAGATTTAAGTCAAAATACCATCATAAATAACGTATTTAATAAATCAACTGGTATAACAATAAATGGAAATCAAAGTTTCACAATTAACATTACAAATAACACAATAGACTCACCAGTACCATCAAACATATACTCTAGTCTCACAAACACAAATCCATATCTAATCACACTTAGATTATTAGGTGATTACAAATACTATATAAATTCAAACAGAGTATTAAATGTAAATGGAACAAAATCAAGAGCTATGGAATTTAGTGGACATGACTCTGTAATAACAAATAATACATTTACACGTGAAATTACAATATCAGGAAATAACAATATAATTTCAGGAAATAATATTACAACAAGTATTGATGATTTTGCAATAGAATTAAAAGATTATAAAAACAACACAATATCAGATAACTATCTTGAATCTAAAATCCTAAAAGGAAACAGTGCTATAAACTACACATCACCAACAAACAAAGTTGAAAATAACAAACCAGAAGTTAAAGAAATAGAAATAAATGATGATACATTCTTTAAATTCTTTGATGATGATGGAAACTTACTTGATTCATATAATGAAATTGAACAAATACAAGTTATCGGATCACTTAATAATAAAAATATGAACTTTAACAAACCAATAAGTCTTGTTCAAAAAGGAAAATTCACATCATACAACATAACAATAAAAACAACAGCTGATATTGAATTATTAGTATTTAATATTACAAACACAAACCAAGAACCAATACTAACAGCAGAAAATAATGCAGAAGTTAAAAATACATATTTAGTAACAGATAATGAATATGTAATTGTGTTAAATGGCGAAAATAATACAATTGAAAATAATACACTTGTTGATGATCTTTTAGTTGGAAATGAAGCTGTAAAAACTGATAAAACAAATAATAATATAACATTAAATGTACCAACACATAAAAATTACATCTTATCAGCTGATAATTTTAATTCATACTTTAACACAGATGGAACAATAAAACTTGACGTTGAAGATATACACTTCCTAGTAAATGGAACAATAGAAAATAAAAATATTATAATTTCAAATAATAAAAATGTAACACTAACAAATTACCGTAATGCTAAATTAGTTAACACTACAATAAAAGCTGAAGATGGATCAACACTTAATATGAGCTTCATAACTGTTGAAAATAGTAATGATAAAACAGCTATACAACTTGGAGTTGGAGATCATAAAATAAACTACTGTAACATTACAACAAATGCAAACTTTGTAGATGTACGTGATGCAAATACAGTTGAAATAAACTATAATAATATAAAAACAATAGGATCAAACGATATAAAAACAATTAACATAATATCATTAAAAGGTACAGCAACAATAACATATAATAATATTACAACACAAAGTACAAATAAAAACTCACAAACAGTAACAATTAAAGCAACAAATAACCAAACAGCAAATATTATAATAGATGAGAACACAATATCAACCAATTCAAACAATACAATAGCAATAAATATAGAACATCAAAAAGCTATAATAAGGTATAATATATTAAATGTAACAGGAAAAAACTCAGTAGGACTTAAATTATCTAACATAACTACTCATAGTAGTGGTAGTAGATTACTTCAAGATAATAGTATAATTATTAATGATGAAAATTCAATCGGAATAATATTTGCAAATACAACATCAACACAAACTCATGATTTCATTACTCAGTATGTAATGACAACTATTTCCAATACCAATATCCAAGTAAATAACCAAAATTCAATTGGAATTATTATAAATAATGTAACAAATACAACTATAACTTCAGCTATAAAAATTAATAATGATAATAGTATAGCAGTAATAGTTAATAATTCAAATTATACTAACCTTAATGGTATGAACATAGAATCAAGTCTAAAAAATAATAATATAGCACCAATAATGGTAAATAACAGTAGCCAAACTAATATTACAAGATGTAATATTTCAACAACAAGTAAATATTCTATAATTATAGATGAAACATCACAAATTACAAGAGTTAAAAATAATACTTTATATTCCCAATATCTTGGAGATAATAGTGTATTAAATTTAAACATAAAATATAATGAAATTGCAGATAATAAACCAGAACTTATAACATACTTCTATCTTAATGAAGCAACATACAATGAATATTTTGATAAAAATGGTGATCTACTTTCTGATGTTCCAGAAAATATTACAGTACTTATAACAGGAAACTTATATAACAAAGTACTAAACATTAACAAGCCAATAAACCTAAGATCATATGCAACAATATTACATAACACCACACTCAATATAAATGCAGATAATACAAATGTAACAGGAATAACATTTGAAGATTATACAAAAATTATGATAAATGCAAATAATTGTAATTTAGAAATTAATGAAATAGACATTACTAAAGATGACTCTGATGCAATAATAACAATAAATGGAAATAACAACACAATAAACATCAAAGATAAAATTACTTCAACAGCTACAAATGAAAAATCAAATTTAACAATAATGAAAATAACAGGAAACAAAAACAAAATACAAATGGAATGTATTATCAGATCTTATAATTATAATTATGTACTAGGATTTTTACTTGATAATACAAATAACACAATATTAAATCATTCAAGTGCATTATGGCTTAGTGGATTAAATTCAACAGGAGTAATACTTAATAACTCAAATAACAATACAGTAAGATTAAATCAACTTGATGCATATTCAACTGAAGATTTCCAAGGAATTATTCTTACAAATTCATCAAATAATAAAATCCTTGGATCAATAAGAGCAAATAAAAATAATCCTGCAAGTATATTATTAAAACTTGAAAATAATTCAAACTATAACAAAATAGAAAATATGAATAATCGTGGATCAAATTTAAATACAACACCTATACAAATAATAAATTCACATTATAATAAGATATATGGAAACACTTTAAACTTTAATGACTATATTGGTCATGCAATAAATATAAAAGAAAGTATAGGAAACAATATAACATACAATACAATAACAACAGCATCAGTACAAGGAGATTTAGCAGTATTACAAGAAAACGAAAATAACACAATAAATAATCAAGTAAGATATAATTTTGCAAAATCTGGTTCATATGCATGGATAAATTCATTTACAACTTCAGGTGATGTTAAAGCATATCATACAATAACAATAACAGCAAAAACAGACAAAGAAGCAGGACATATTGTATTTACAGTTAATGATGAAGAAATAGGAGTAGTTGATGTTGTTAATAAAACAGCTATGATAAACTATACTATTAAACCATCAGATGGAGAATCACTCACCATAAATGCAATATTTGAAGATCCAGAACTCGTATACAGAGTAACATCTAGACAAACTACTGTAGCAATTGAAAAACTAGATTCCAAACTTTTAATGGCTAATACTACAAATAATGGTGTTAAAACAACAGCTACAACTATTGTAGTTGATGAACTTGGTAATATCATATATGATGGAAATGTAACATTCACACTTGGAAATGAAACACAAACTGTTATGATTAACAATGGTATTGCACAAGCAACCTTTGATACAAGCAACTATAAACTTGGTGAATATAACATTACAGCAACATTCAATGGTAATGATATATCTGCAGTCTCAAATAACAGTGTAACTCTTACAGTTGTACCTTATACTGTAAACGTTATTGTTAATCCTATAACAACACTTAGTGGAAATAAAGTACTGCTTACTGCAAATGTAACTGATATAAATGGTAATAAAGTTAACTCTGGTCGTGTAATATTCAAACTTAATGGTTGTACACTAAAAGATGCAAATGGTAAAACATTAATTGCAAATGTAATAAATGGTACTGCAACAGTTGAATATCTCATACCATCAAGTTACTCAGCTAAAAACTACACACTTACAGCTGTAGCTTCAAGTAGTATATACAACCGTACAGAATCAAATAGTACTTTAACAATTAACAAAACAACACCAAAAGCACAACAAGTGCCAATAAACGTTAAAAGAACAAACAACACAACAATCACACTTAAATTCACAGATAATAAAAACAATAACCTCATTGGTGAAAATAAAGTTTGTATAAAATTTAATGGAAAAACCATAATAAATACAAAAGCAACCAATGGAACTGTGAACATTAACCTGGATTTAACACAATACAAAAACAAAGAATATGAACTAACAGTTATATGTGGTGCAAACAATAGATACAACACATGTAAAAATGTAAGTACACTCATATTAGAATAGATAATTAAACACCCATAATCCCCCTTTTTTTATACTTTTTTTTTAATTTTAATAAAATTATATTATAAGAAATTTTTTTTTGAAAAATGGAATTTATCTAATTTTTTTAGGAAAAATAAAAATAAAATGATTAACATAAAATCAATTATATATTAATAAAAAGAAATAATAATCTTTTTATATTTTTTTGGGAGAGTGAATAAGAACATGAAAATACTAGTTGTAGGAAGCGGTGCACGAGAACATATAATAGCAGAAAAACTAAGCCAAGATAGTGAAGTATACACATACATGGGACGAAAAAACCCAGGACTACGTGATGTATCAACAAAATACATGGTAAATGATGAAGGAGACTTTGATGCAATAATACAATTTGCAAAAGACAATGATGTAGATATAGCATTTATAGGACCTGAAGCACCTCTAGAAAAAGGAATTGTAGATCAACTAAAAGCTGAAGGTATTATGTCAGTAGGACCTACACAAAAAGCTGCACAGATTGAAACTAACAAGGCATTCATGAGACAACTATTTGAAGACTACAATATAGATGGTTCAATAAAATATGGAACATTCTATGACATAGATGAAGCATTTGAGTTTATTGATGAATTTGATGAACCTGTTGTAATAAAACCTATTGGATTAACAGGTGGAAAAGGGGTAAAAATAGTAGGAGATCAATTAGCTGATAATGAAGAAGCTAAAGAATATGTGAAAGAAATATTTGACCAAAAAATGGGTGGACATGCAGGAGTTGTAATTGAAGAACTACTCGTCGGTGAAGAATACACAATTCAAGCATTTGTAGACGGTGAACACCTACTACCAATGCCAGCAGCACAAGATCACCCACACGCATTTGAAGGAAATAAAGGACCTATCACAGGTGGAATGGGATCATACTCAGATGCAGACCTCCTATTACCATTTTTAAATGAAAAAGAATATGAACAATCAGTAGACATAATGCAACAAACAATCGAAGCAATCGCAAAAGAAGCTGAACCATACAAAGGAATATTATACGGACAATTCATGCTAACAAAACAAGGACCAAAAGTAATCGAATACAACGCAAGATTCGGAGATCCTGAAGCTATGAACGTACTAACAGTACTAGATGATAGCCTATCTGACATAGCACAAAAAATAGTTGATGGAACACTAGAAGATGTGGGCTTTAATAAAATAGCATCAGTATGTAAATACGTTGTACCAGACAACTACCCAAATACAAAAGCAGCAGATACCATTGTTAATATTGACACAGAAAAAATAGAAGATGCAAAAGTATTTTATGCAGCAGTTTATGCAGATGAAAATGATGATGTCAGATTAACCTCATCTAGAGCTCTTGGAGTACTAGCAACAGGTGATACAATTGCTGAAGCTGAAGCAAAATGTGAAAAAGCAATAGAATATATAGATGGAGAAGTATATCACAGATCCGATGTTGCAACAGAAGATCTTCTAAATGAAAAAATAGAACATATGAAACAAGTTAAAGAATAAAAAAAATATATATTCACCTCCATCTTTTTTTTTAATAAAAACTTTTTTATAATAATTAAAGAAAACATCTTCTTACATTATCTTATAAATTCCTTAAAATATAATTCATATTAGTAATATAAATATAAATCACTATAATTTATTTATGATAAAAAAAATGACAATAACACTTTCTTCCCAAAAAAAATATGAAAAAGATAATAATTGGGAAATTAAATTTTGAAAGGTGTAGATTAAATTGAACGGTAGCCAACTATTAATAGAAAAACTAAAAGAAAATGGTGTAAAAACAATCTTCGGATACCCTGGAGGTGTACTACTACCATTTTATGATGCACTATGTGAATCAGACATACAACACATGCTAGTAAGACATGAACAAGCTGCAGTACATGCTGCAGATGGATATGCACGAGCATCAGGAAAAGTCGGAGTGTGTCTGGCAACATCAGGACCAGGTGCAACCAACATAACAACAGGAATTGCAACAGCACACATGGATTCATCACCAATAGTGGCACTTACAGGACAAGTAGCAATAGACTTAATTGGAAAAGATGTATTTCAAGAAGTTGATACACTAGGAATAACAATGCCTATAAGCAAACATAACTACCAGCCACGAAAAGCTGATACAATACTAGAAGTAGTAGATAAAGCATTCTATATTGCACAAACTGGACGACCAGGACCTGTTGTAATAGATTTTCCAAACAATGTATTAAAAGAAGAAGTAAATCCTGAAGATATTGATCCTGACACAACTACACCAGGATATAAACCAAATACACACGGACATAAAAAACAAATACAAAAAGCAATAAACACAATAAATCAATCAAAAAAACCTGTAATACTCGCTGGTGGAGGAGTAATTTTATCTAATGCAACATGTGAACTTGAAAAATTTGTAGAATTAACCAACATACCTGTAGTTACAACACTCATGGGAAAAGGAGCAATAGATGAAACACACCCAAATGCTCTGGGAATGATTGGAATGCACGGACTTCAACAAGCAAATAAAGCCTTGCTTGAATCAGACTGTCTTATTGCTATTGGATGCAGATTCT
Above is a genomic segment from Methanosphaera cuniculi containing:
- a CDS encoding beta strand repeat-containing protein, encoding MNKNSKFLFVGLTLLLLCISIGAISATDINDTTTSISDNTVDNTQDMISSKIVKTSQDVKTTNKNPTKKTKQADKQTKKEGETLIQTVKDYNELKDAWNYIQTSGDNITQYTINVKNGEYKFEDEIKSEATTDTRYITLNGENISQTIFDGSNTTRLFNLNNTKQVIKFNNITFKNGHSTEGGAIRANSTTILNNTQFINNNVFNTNASANGGAIKINYNTQIYNSKFINNTATSTAGYACGGAIYTGQNTTIYNCDFINNSVMDLEPISYYSSGKGGAIYSYGSSTKTTFNITFCEFRNNKANSTLPSSSKGAGGAISDTAYGALNINNCNFFNNSANFAGAINFDNAAGWNKKNPDLIGCVFANNTAVTREPNIMKSFSSTTKLNIGSVLFMDNSDTSIIDTLVNGKKLPVINQKTKNLTIFCLSNTNDYFGPLTNMGRGQSLQLKSSSNLINTTGLIFTPENEYTVTVDISKLPANHENITLYVENVEAVKIVWDYTNVEFKNITAKPGDTITLSSTFKTSENKYIPNGKVAFKINGKTIGHSNIRFGTAKLNYTIPENYSAKDYILTTVYGGSSQFIETHTNATLHLTKIKTTTNLTTSIEGNTLKINVDPRDEDENTVRNGKICVKIEGKTLQNLKINGKTTVNFTIPKSWNNREIKVLAIYGENNNHKESRTEIKTKLILPSTKTTKKDEAINNYYVSDLTGSDNNSGTQTSPFKTIQKAISTVNTNKQNANIYLDGQFKGVGNTNLTIPGDLHINFIGIGNSSIDGEVNYTLKYNLTDGEYYWGSSVEWRPYENGRGNWAMSITRGTGLITISNFTIKNCWNAGGSSIAAYKTATIDNYGNLAVNNVSFIFNHGGVGASIRNNNGSNLNVTDSLFEANRKSSSTGNYGAGIYNNGTAIIINSTFQKNYARWGTITNDKNLTIINSTIRDNIGYNGGSTYDSGSSIAINTENSNFYESLSLSGINTIIDGCYFTNNDQIDIYADLSQNTIINNVFNKSTGITINGNQSFTINITNNTIDSPVPSNIYSSLTNTNPYLITLRLLGDYKYYINSNRVLNVNGTKSRAMEFSGHDSVITNNTFTREITISGNNNIISGNNITTSIDDFAIELKDYKNNTISDNYLESKILKGNSAINYTSPTNKVENNKPEVKEIEINDDTFFKFFDDDGNLLDSYNEIEQIQVIGSLNNKNMNFNKPISLVQKGKFTSYNITIKTTADIELLVFNITNTNQEPILTAENNAEVKNTYLVTDNEYVIVLNGENNTIENNTLVDDLLVGNEAVKTDKTNNNITLNVPTHKNYILSADNFNSYFNTDGTIKLDVEDIHFLVNGTIENKNIIISNNKNVTLTNYRNAKLVNTTIKAEDGSTLNMSFITVENSNDKTAIQLGVGDHKINYCNITTNANFVDVRDANTVEINYNNIKTIGSNDIKTINIISLKGTATITYNNITTQSTNKNSQTVTIKATNNQTANIIIDENTISTNSNNTIAINIEHQKAIIRYNILNVTGKNSVGLKLSNITTHSSGSRLLQDNSIIINDENSIGIIFANTTSTQTHDFITQYVMTTISNTNIQVNNQNSIGIIINNVTNTTITSAIKINNDNSIAVIVNNSNYTNLNGMNIESSLKNNNIAPIMVNNSSQTNITRCNISTTSKYSIIIDETSQITRVKNNTLYSQYLGDNSVLNLNIKYNEIADNKPELITYFYLNEATYNEYFDKNGDLLSDVPENITVLITGNLYNKVLNINKPINLRSYATILHNTTLNINADNTNVTGITFEDYTKIMINANNCNLEINEIDITKDDSDAIITINGNNNTINIKDKITSTATNEKSNLTIMKITGNKNKIQMECIIRSYNYNYVLGFLLDNTNNTILNHSSALWLSGLNSTGVILNNSNNNTVRLNQLDAYSTEDFQGIILTNSSNNKILGSIRANKNNPASILLKLENNSNYNKIENMNNRGSNLNTTPIQIINSHYNKIYGNTLNFNDYIGHAINIKESIGNNITYNTITTASVQGDLAVLQENENNTINNQVRYNFAKSGSYAWINSFTTSGDVKAYHTITITAKTDKEAGHIVFTVNDEEIGVVDVVNKTAMINYTIKPSDGESLTINAIFEDPELVYRVTSRQTTVAIEKLDSKLLMANTTNNGVKTTATTIVVDELGNIIYDGNVTFTLGNETQTVMINNGIAQATFDTSNYKLGEYNITATFNGNDISAVSNNSVTLTVVPYTVNVIVNPITTLSGNKVLLTANVTDINGNKVNSGRVIFKLNGCTLKDANGKTLIANVINGTATVEYLIPSSYSAKNYTLTAVASSSIYNRTESNSTLTINKTTPKAQQVPINVKRTNNTTITLKFTDNKNNNLIGENKVCIKFNGKTIINTKATNGTVNINLDLTQYKNKEYELTVICGANNRYNTCKNVSTLILE
- the purD gene encoding phosphoribosylamine--glycine ligase → MKILVVGSGAREHIIAEKLSQDSEVYTYMGRKNPGLRDVSTKYMVNDEGDFDAIIQFAKDNDVDIAFIGPEAPLEKGIVDQLKAEGIMSVGPTQKAAQIETNKAFMRQLFEDYNIDGSIKYGTFYDIDEAFEFIDEFDEPVVIKPIGLTGGKGVKIVGDQLADNEEAKEYVKEIFDQKMGGHAGVVIEELLVGEEYTIQAFVDGEHLLPMPAAQDHPHAFEGNKGPITGGMGSYSDADLLLPFLNEKEYEQSVDIMQQTIEAIAKEAEPYKGILYGQFMLTKQGPKVIEYNARFGDPEAMNVLTVLDDSLSDIAQKIVDGTLEDVGFNKIASVCKYVVPDNYPNTKAADTIVNIDTEKIEDAKVFYAAVYADENDDVRLTSSRALGVLATGDTIAEAEAKCEKAIEYIDGEVYHRSDVATEDLLNEKIEHMKQVKE
- the ilvB gene encoding biosynthetic-type acetolactate synthase large subunit, which translates into the protein MNGSQLLIEKLKENGVKTIFGYPGGVLLPFYDALCESDIQHMLVRHEQAAVHAADGYARASGKVGVCLATSGPGATNITTGIATAHMDSSPIVALTGQVAIDLIGKDVFQEVDTLGITMPISKHNYQPRKADTILEVVDKAFYIAQTGRPGPVVIDFPNNVLKEEVNPEDIDPDTTTPGYKPNTHGHKKQIQKAINTINQSKKPVILAGGGVILSNATCELEKFVELTNIPVVTTLMGKGAIDETHPNALGMIGMHGLQQANKALLESDCLIAIGCRFSDRSVSSISEYTPNATRIQIDIDPAEIGKTIEIAIPIVGDAKTILTQLIKQTLETKINWTQKITNLTYPEDITNYTTLPLKPQKIIEELMDTVDKNTIITTDVGQNQMWMAHYYKTRNSRTFISSGGLGTMGFGLPAAIGAQVAKPDDTVISICGDGGFQMVSQELATIKENDLPIISIILNNRYLGMVAQLQKQFNNHVYATKLDETPDFVKLAEAYGITGTRVQKPGELKEAITIAQKQREHTVIDVIIDDEELLPIVPPGTRLDNMQHKTIQGE